The following are encoded together in the Flavobacterium sp. TR2 genome:
- a CDS encoding STAS/SEC14 domain-containing protein yields the protein MIHQIDTTDNIVAFRALAEVTKEDFVTAVAPAVEHLVKQTNEINFLLVLDTDIENFTTGAWLQDALLGLKNLGKWNRAAIVTDTDEIISFTNGFSYIVPGEFRGYKKVDFNKALNWVEGNIS from the coding sequence ATGATACATCAAATCGACACTACAGATAATATTGTTGCCTTTAGAGCATTGGCAGAAGTGACAAAAGAAGATTTTGTGACAGCAGTGGCTCCAGCCGTTGAACATTTGGTAAAACAGACAAATGAAATTAATTTTTTGCTGGTTTTGGATACCGATATTGAAAATTTTACAACTGGCGCGTGGCTGCAAGATGCTCTTCTTGGTTTGAAAAATCTTGGAAAATGGAACAGGGCAGCGATTGTTACCGATACAGACGAAATCATTTCTTTCACAAATGGATTTAGCTATATTGTTCCTGGTGAGTTTCGCGGCTATAAAAAAGTTGATTTTAATAAAGCATTAAATTGGGTCGAAGGCAATATTTCTTAA
- a CDS encoding glycosyl hydrolase family 18 protein has translation MKNNYRRMLQQCIIILMLGAFNLVSSQKKVIAYIPNWIDLNAFSSTVQYSKLTHINIAFENPDANGYLSFNSGSNAIINAAHAQNVKVFVSLGGGSVSEGGPIRDNYFNLITPANRTAFIQKIYDYVVAHNFDGVDVDLEGPAINGDYGGFVIALANKLHANGKLISAALSEGYGGANVPSSTFAAYDWINIMAYDATGPWAPNNPGQHSPYSMAVNQFNYWTGRGLPASKAIIGLPFYGYGFGASANQGISYANIVAQYPGAENLDQVGNTIYYNGIPTIKQKTTFAIQNAGGVMIWELSQDATGTKSLLNAINQVITGGTSPGTGTLIQAENYNTMSGVQTEPTTDTGGGLNVGYCDTGDWMAYYNINFPTSGAYVIEYRVASAVNGARISSDLNAGAIQLGAVNVPNTGGWQNWQTISQTVNVNAGTYNFGIYIQASGANINWFKITKSGATAKSAPASTEQSIASLEIYPNPTESQIFFSTEVSGGNVNVINTEGGATVFSQTVSDNSIDVSTLKTGIYLISIEKNGVKTVRRFIKK, from the coding sequence ATGAAAAACAATTACAGAAGAATGCTGCAGCAATGCATTATTATTTTAATGTTGGGCGCTTTTAATTTAGTTTCGTCCCAAAAGAAAGTAATAGCTTATATTCCAAACTGGATTGATTTGAATGCTTTTTCGAGTACGGTTCAGTACAGCAAATTAACGCATATCAATATTGCGTTCGAAAATCCTGATGCCAATGGCTATTTAAGTTTTAATTCGGGAAGCAATGCCATTATCAATGCGGCTCATGCCCAAAACGTCAAAGTTTTTGTGTCGCTTGGAGGAGGTTCTGTTTCTGAAGGAGGACCTATTCGCGATAATTATTTCAATTTAATAACGCCAGCCAACAGAACGGCTTTTATTCAGAAAATCTACGATTACGTGGTAGCTCACAATTTTGACGGTGTAGACGTAGATTTGGAAGGCCCTGCAATTAATGGCGATTACGGCGGATTTGTAATTGCTCTGGCCAATAAACTTCATGCCAATGGCAAACTGATTTCAGCAGCACTTTCAGAAGGATATGGTGGTGCCAATGTACCCTCATCTACTTTTGCGGCCTACGACTGGATCAATATTATGGCTTATGATGCTACTGGACCTTGGGCGCCAAACAATCCGGGTCAGCATTCTCCTTACAGCATGGCGGTAAACCAATTTAATTATTGGACAGGAAGAGGGTTACCAGCAAGTAAAGCGATTATTGGACTTCCTTTTTATGGCTACGGTTTTGGAGCTTCTGCCAATCAGGGAATTTCTTATGCAAATATTGTAGCGCAATATCCGGGAGCTGAAAATTTGGATCAGGTGGGAAATACGATTTATTATAACGGAATTCCAACCATCAAACAAAAAACGACTTTTGCGATTCAAAACGCAGGAGGGGTTATGATTTGGGAATTGTCTCAGGATGCAACTGGAACTAAATCGTTGTTAAATGCCATTAATCAAGTTATTACGGGTGGTACTTCCCCAGGAACAGGAACTTTAATTCAGGCAGAAAATTACAATACTATGAGCGGCGTGCAGACAGAACCAACAACAGATACAGGCGGAGGATTAAATGTTGGATATTGCGACACAGGCGACTGGATGGCATATTATAATATTAATTTTCCAACATCTGGAGCTTATGTAATCGAATATCGAGTGGCAAGTGCTGTTAACGGTGCCAGAATTTCTTCTGATTTAAATGCAGGAGCGATTCAGCTTGGAGCGGTAAATGTTCCAAATACAGGAGGATGGCAGAATTGGCAGACGATTTCGCAGACTGTAAACGTAAATGCAGGAACGTACAACTTCGGAATTTATATTCAAGCCTCAGGCGCTAATATAAACTGGTTTAAAATCACTAAATCGGGAGCGACTGCAAAATCAGCTCCTGCAAGCACAGAACAGTCAATTGCGAGTTTGGAGATTTATCCGAATCCGACGGAAAGCCAGATTTTCTTCAGCACAGAGGTTTCTGGCGGAAATGTGAATGTTATAAATACTGAAGGAGGTGCAACTGTTTTCTCTCAAACCGTAAGCGATAACAGTATTGACGTTTCAACTTTAAAAACAGGAATCTATCTAATTTCAATTGAGAAAAACGGAGTCAAAACCGTAAGACGTTTTATTAAAAAATAA
- a CDS encoding PrgI family protein, whose translation MENLNFIDPLLHGIKPESKPLNLSVKQMVCAGVGALLASAVLKKTGHNKASAVVGSLALPILASACYKKYSQITKEKTDAQASSGIEYNH comes from the coding sequence ATGGAGAATTTAAATTTTATAGACCCATTATTACACGGAATCAAACCTGAAAGCAAACCGTTAAATCTGTCAGTAAAACAAATGGTATGTGCTGGTGTAGGTGCTCTTTTAGCATCGGCTGTTCTGAAAAAAACGGGGCATAATAAAGCAAGCGCTGTTGTAGGAAGCCTTGCATTGCCAATTTTAGCATCGGCTTGCTATAAAAAATACAGTCAGATTACAAAAGAAAAAACTGACGCTCAAGCAAGCAGCGGTATCGAATACAATCATTAA